In the Ptychodera flava strain L36383 chromosome 1, AS_Pfla_20210202, whole genome shotgun sequence genome, ATACAAGCTTTAGTTGTGGTCCCACTATTCgtaaccaatgtttacattactttattatttttcttgttttggaCTGTCCCGATGTTTTTAAACCGAAGATTAAATCAAACTATAAAATTAGTACTTATTGTTGATTGTTCATTTGTTTCAATATTACCCATGTGGCATTGCAAATGCAAAATGGCGACTGCCGTGCGAATAAAACGCGATCTACCGTAGATTCTACGCATTCGGCATTCGGAGTGgcattttggctttcctctgtGTTGATAATGGAGGGAGCAGAAACGGCTGAAACTGACAGTGACATGCTTAACCACATCATGTACTCAACAGTCACTTTTATATTCGGCGTTGCTGTTCTCATAAAATATTTCCGTAATGAACTTCGAGTAGGTGTTCGAAGCATAGCTGCAatgtttgtactttttgtaGGTGGACCTATGTGCCAGTTTGGTATCGGTGGTCACAATGGCCTGGCAATATACGTTTGTTGGTGTTTAATTACGTACATCGCACTTCCGGCCAATCATATTGACATCGATGGCAAGGCTGTTCTCATTACAGGTGAGGTCATTGTTAATTCAACATGGACCCCgttatagccctgcgtacgatgctgtgtgttccgctacagctaatagccccgctcaccacagccctgcaaagacccgtacgtagagttggtgacttcaaatccattttggacttgacgtaaaaagccaaattactgccgaaattcagcgttcttgggcccaagtcgtatccgtacgcagtgtacgctgtgtgtcaggaacgcacacagggaatgcacagcgtacactgcgtacgttcgcagggctagcgagagagttgccgacatcgacggttatttacgaaaaaagaataaaagactggcatttttggaagcgatcgagtagctgaggtaggcagggatacgacttgggcccaagaacgctgatttcggcagtaatttggctttttacgtcaagtccaaaaatggatttgaagtcaccaactctacgtacgggtctttgcagggctgtggtgagcggggctattagctgtagcggaacacacagcatcgtacgcagggctaggacCCCGTCaacttgctgcgaaaacgagccctgccactcctcgACATGTTCTTTTGGGAGtgagtggcaaaggctacggattcgcagcaaccCGTCAACTAGACGGTCAACGACCCTAAAATATTtggtaactggtcgtttcggcaccaagtcgtttcggcctcccaatttccggccccaagtcacttcggcaccgcaacccaagacgtttcggcatccgtgtttcgatttttttcaaactatttagtaattgactgatccttcatattcgtaagcgtgacctttgcgttctgaccagtacttttatgtgcattttgtgtgaattttgccgtgctgtttcgtcaccgcttttaaacttttgccgtgtcggcggctattgatatcgataaacttgtgtcacagatttgaaaatgatatgaagttttttcttacggtctcttcccatgttctcacaaagattaaagcatGTAAAAGTTAGTTGACAgtctttttagtactttgatttgcAACATTACgttccagcactagttcccacaggtagccttcagcggtgccgaaacgacttggggcctgaaatttggaggccgaaacgacttggtgccgaaacgtccagaaaccaAATATTTTTCGCCAACGCATCCTGGCCCGCAGGCAACACCGTAGTTGCATGATAGCGCTTTTATCCCTTTCTACCACACTAAAAGCGCTATCAACTACGGCGGTGCCTGTGCCCTGGCCCTGATCAATATCATACGAAAGGTTTATTTTGGAGGTTATGCTCTCTACTACTTGTGGTGACATTCTGGGACGTCGTGAATGCAAAGCAGAAAACCAGCCCCTAAGAACTCTTCAGTCCCATGACTTTCATCGCACAGGCAAACAGACttaaatacatacaaacatgaTAAATCTGTGAAACTTGTGTAATTAAATATAAGGGACTTCATTGGGATGTATAAAATAGCCAGCAACTTGCAAAAACAACCGGCTATCAGCTAAAATTTaccagctgtgaaaatttagatttggttaaaaaatcaggacattttcacaaactttatgTGCACATCCACTACTAGTAACtgcctgtacttttatttttgccacctgtaaccaaaatttttacatcccTGAATGAGCTTTTTACCCGAACTAATGTGATCTTGAAgggctttttctttattatcagATAATATCGTCGAAGATGTGTATGTTTAATGGGCGTACCACAGATTAGAGAGTTCCAGGAGCATGAGACCAAAGAGGTCTAACATGGATAATATTATTGATATATCTGTCAAACGTtgcaaatttgaacattttctaCCAACCCTCTTTTAATATAGAATCTAAACTTAGAAACGTCAAAGGATataaatattatcaattttatgtGATATTATCTGATTAAACAGCATGTTAGGCATTATAGCCcagcgtacgatgctgtgtgttcccaaAGTTATTCGGCCTCCTACCACGGCCCAGCTAAGGTCCATAGAAAAAGCTGGCGACATGCAGTCCCAAgcacacgaaaaactacttttctgacTATTTTCGGCTGCAATTAACTCAATTCCAATCTATACATACCCCAATAACTCAGtcgctcacagactgcaaaataatttgctgtcGTGACGCCCCAAACCATTAGTTTGCCGGGGATGCACGGTCAGGGTCCAGTGGCTGGCCATAATGTATCTAATAATGGTCAGCCCACTGGGCCCTTGAACATGCATCATCGGCAAACTAACAGTTTTGGGCGTCACAAGAGCAAATgtttttgcagtctgtgagcaTCTGAGTGAGAGATTCGGGTAGACATAGATCAGAATCAAGTTTATTTCGGCCGAAAATAGTCAGAAAAGTAGTTTTCCACGTGCAGTCCAAATTGGGACTGCATGTCGCTGGTTTTGTCTATGGACCTTAGCAAGCCTGTggttggaggccgtataacgccggaaacacacagctttgtacgcagggctagtcgGGCATCGGCCACATCCTCATCCTTCTAATATCAGACTCTAACATAgaagttagacgatattattgATTTTATCCAATAGTATCCAATGCATATTGGGCATCTGCCACTACCCCAATCTAATATTGGACTCTAACTTAGAAGGTAGACAATGTTATTGATTTTATCAGATGATATCTAATGAAACATTTACGTCCATCACATGATATCCGATGAAACATTACatccaaattgttattgatttTATCAGATGATATCCGATGAAACagtacggtacatgcaaattacaaatggaagagaGATACCAAtgtaagttttacaaaatggaaGCATGTACATAAGACAActaattattttgtaatttttatgacCAGGTTGTGACAGTGGGCTTGGTAATGCATTGACTCAATATTTGGATGAGAGAGGTTTTCAAGTCTTTGCTGGATGTCTTGATAAGGAGAGGAAAGGTGCAATTCAATTGGCCAGTCTATGCTCTGACAAATTAACACTATTACAATTAGACGTTACAAATGAAGAAGAAATCCAGCATGCTCTTCAAGTTGTTCAAGAAAAATTACAAGGACAAGGTGAGTTACAGTAATCTAAAATTCAAGAGCTGATGTGACAGTACCATGTGTCAAGCATAAGTTATACTTCATGATGAAGAAATTAACTAGCAAGTACTGGTATTATAGTTAGCAACAAAAAATCTTTTACCAATCAGTTGTCATTTGCATTATTGAAAAGTAAAACCATTAAATTATGACACATTCAAGAGTCTTACCCATTCAAAAATAATTGCAACTTTCAGACTATGATAATATCACATCCATTATTTTTTCATCCATATATGAATGAAATCCCTTGTTTGACTCTATTGATTTATGATACAAACACAGCAATGTACCAGCATTGTTTACAGAAGTTGTGGGTCACTTATCTACCCAGACTACTTCCTGACAATGACAACAAGCATGTGAAAtcatcattttgttgtttacctCTGACAGGTTTGTGGGGCTTGGTGAACAATGCTGGTGTGTTTTCATTCATGGACATAGAGTTAACACCGATGTGCAAGTACAGAGATCTGCTAGAAGTGAATTGTCTTGGAGTGGTGAGAATGGTTCAAGTTTTCTTACCATTGATAAGACAAACAAAAGGCAGAATTGTCAACATATCAAGCACATATGGTGAGTGAAGATTTTTCTATGAGCAGTATAGTTGTATATCGATAAATATCAGTGTGattcaaatataaaatttataCGTACATATGGTGAGTGTAGATTATTCTATGAGCAGTATAGTTGTATATCAATAAATATCAGTGTGattcaaatataaaatttatatgtacatatggtGAGTGTAGATTATTCTGTTGTAGTGTCAAAACATACTCTCGAAATTCAATCTTACAAAGGGACCGACAAATATTTTGTAGGAGTGCCCCATATTTATATAAATTACACAGATCCGTCATTTTGATTGTTGTTTGATTTTGACCGTTTTTGTGTTCAAAATAGCtctgtgttttatcattttGGACACCTAAACATGATCCAAAACATGTATGAGTAAACTTAATGGCAAATTCACCTTAGTGATGCTAATCATTGAGAGAGGCTCCGTGGGGCAGTGGTTAGTGTACCAGTCTCACTATGAGAGGGGTGAGTTCTAGACTCGATAAATCAAGATTAATtgactcactgtcagaggat is a window encoding:
- the LOC139142459 gene encoding retinol dehydrogenase 7-like codes for the protein MEGAETAETDSDMLNHIMYSTVTFIFGVAVLIKYFRNELRVGVRSIAAMFVLFVGGPMCQFGIGGHNGLAIYVCWCLITYIALPANHIDIDGKAVLITGCDSGLGNALTQYLDERGFQVFAGCLDKERKGAIQLASLCSDKLTLLQLDVTNEEEIQHALQVVQEKLQGQGLWGLVNNAGVFSFMDIELTPMCKYRDLLEVNCLGVVRMVQVFLPLIRQTKGRIVNISSTYGRVPLMGMSAYNISKAGVEIFTDVLRQEMKKWQIKVSVVQPYGFLTACTARDKMETAYQAMMNDLSPQMKQLYGTQYFKMYYREIVQQEGRTLRSTESLSEDSRFLCRCVRDALLSKRPQARYPEGPGARLAMILADHLPDTVLDFSLPYLLPAWARIQPSRL